In Tsukamurella tyrosinosolvens, the genomic window GCGGAACAAGGCGCGCGAGGCCTCCGCGATCCAGTCGCTCGCCACGGACCCGCACGCGCCGAACGAGTTCCGCGCGAACCAGGTGGTCAAGAACGTCAGCGCGTTCGCCGCCACGTTCGGCGTCAAGCCCGGGGACAAGGAGTGGCTGGAACCGCAGGACCGCGTCAAGGTCTGGTGACGGTCCTTCCGCCGGGCTCGTCGGGCCCGGCGGGGTGGAACCGCCACGTCCAGTCCGCGGCGCGGCGGCGGACGGCGGGGATCCGGGTGACGGGCCACAGCAGGTAGCCGAGGAGCACCGCGCGCAGGTGCCCGAGCGTCGAGTACATGCCGAAGAACGGCAGCGTGAGCCGCACCAGGACGGGCAGCGCCAGCATCGCGGCGAGCCGCCAGCGCCATCGCGGGATGCGGTAGACGAGCAGCCCGAGCACGCACAGGCTGCCGTAGCTCACGCCGACGTCGATCATCCCGCGCAGGTCGAGGTCGTCGGTGATGATCCCGTGCGCCAGCAGCCGATTCGCCGAGAGCACCGAGATCAGCGACGCCGTCGCGCTGCCGGCGAAGTAGATCAGCGGCATCCCGACGTGCCCCAACCAGCGCTCCGCCGGGCCGAGGACGAGCACCGTCATCAGCGTCGCGAAGACGATGTCGACGGGCTCGATCCACAGCGCCGACGTGATGAGCGCCTGCAGCGGGTGCGTGGCGAACCGGTCGAGGTTGGTGCTGTGCACCTGCAGGACCTCGTCGGCCAGGCGGTCCGGCAGGCCCAGCAGCATCACCGCGTTGATCGTCACCACCAGCCACAGCACCGCGGCCACCGGGCTCGCGACCACCCACGCCCGCGCGTACCGGGCCCACCGGAGCATCCACTCCGATCCCGGCCCGGAACGGCGGACGTTTCCGACGGCGGCCCAGAGGAGCGCGACCCCGATCAGGCCGATCAGCAGGTCCATGCGCTCAGTACAGCACCGTCGTGCGGAGGGGTGCTACAGGCCCATGTCCTTGGCGATGATGGTCTTCATCACCTCGGACGTGCCGCCGTAGATCCGGTTGACGCGGTTGTCCGCGTACAGGCGGGCGATCGGGTACTCGTTGATGTAGCCGTAGCCGCCGTGCAGCTGCAGGCAGCGGTCGATCACCTCGGAGGCGGCCTCGGTGCAGAAGAGCTTGAGCGAGGCGGCGTCGGCCGCGGTGAGCTGGCCCGCGTCGTGCAGTTCGAGGCCGCGGTCGACGCTCGACTCCATCGCGTCGACCTTCGCCTTGCAGGCGGCCAGCTCGAACTTGCTGTTCTGGAACGAGGCGACGGTCTTGCCGAAGATGGTGCGGTCCTGCGTGTAGGCCTGTGCGAACCGCACCGCGGCGGCGGCCTGGGAGTACGCGCCGACGGCGATCGACAGGCGCTCCTGCGGGAGGTTCTGGCCGAGGTAGGAGAAGCCCTTGTTCTCCTCGCCGAGCAGGTCCTCGGCGGGCACCTTGACGTCGGTGAAGGAGAGCTCGGCGGTGTCGGAGGTGCGCAGGCCGATCTTGTCGAGCTTGCGGCCGACGGAGTAGCCGTCGAGCGAGGTGTCCACGACGAACAGCGAGATGCCGTGGCGACGGTCCTCGGGGGTCGACGGGGCGGTGCGCGCGCAGACGATCACGCGGTCGGCGTTGACGCCGCCCGTGATGAAGGTCTTGGCGCCGTTGAGCACGTAGTGGGTGCCGTCCTCGGACAACTTCGCGGTGGTCTTCATGCCGGCGAGGTCGGAGCCGGTGCCGGGCTCGGTCATGGCGATGGCGAACATCAGTTCACCGGCGGCCATCCCGGGCAGCCAGCGCTGCTTCTGCTCGTCGGTGGCGAGTCCGGTCAGGTACGGCAGGCACAGCGCGATGTGCACGCTGGAGCCGCCGAAGGAGACGCCGGCGCGGCCCAGCTCCTCGCTGATGACGGCCTGGTACTTGAACGACTCGATGCCGGCGCCGCCGTACTCCTCGGGCACCTCGATGCCGAAGACGCCCAGCTCGCCGAGCTTGGGGTAGAAGTCCTTCGGCACGATGCCGTTGGCGTACCACTCGTCGTAGTGCGGGACGACCTCCGCCTCGATGAAGGCGCGGAGGGTCTCGCGGAAGGCCTCGTGATCGGCGGTGTAGACGGTGCGACGCATGGTGTTCTCCTCGGTTCTCTACTTCGGGGTGTCTGTGGTGTTCGCCCCGACGGTGCGCAGGGCCAGGTCGGCGTAGAAGTCGCCGATGCGATCGGGGGTGATCTCGCCGCCGTCGTGGTACCAGCGGCCGATGTCGATGCCGCTGGAGAGCACGGCGATCGTCGCCATCCGCGGGTCCGGGGTGTCGAAGGAGCCGTCCGCGACGCCGGCGTCCACGATCGCGCGCAGCCGGCGGGTGATCTCGCGGCGCAGGCCGCCGATCTCGGCGCGGTGCTCCTCGGTGAGCGCGTCGAGTTCGTAGTTCACCACCCGGACGCTCGTGTGCGAGGACGCGTGGTGCGTCGCGAAGGCGCGCATGGCGGCGGCCAGGCGGACGGCGGGGGAGTCCGCGGCGTCGTCGACCGCATCGATGGCGTCGATGATCCGCTGGTGCCCGACGCGCGAGAGCTGGTGCAGCAGTTGTTCCTTGGACTTGTAGTGCACGTACACGGCCGCGGGGCTCATGCCGGCGGCGGCGGCGATGTCGCGGGTGGTGGTGCCGTGGAAGCCGCGTTCGGCGAAGGCCTCCGCGGCGGCGGACAGCAGTCGCGCGCGCGTGGCGTCCGCGCGGGACGGTGCATCGGCTTCGGTCATCGTTTCCCCTCCGGCGCCACCGCGATGCGGCGCATCGGCGCGGTGTCTCTACTGTGAACGGGACCACAGGAGACGGTTCATTGACGACCGGCTCTCAGTGGTGCAGAGTAGATGGTACACCGCTAAGCGAGCGCTTAGTTAGTAATGGTTCAACTCGGAGGTCATTCCATGCCCGAAGCCGTCATCGTCTCCACCGCCCGGTCGCCCATCGGGCGCGCAGCGAAGGGCTCGCTCAAGGACGTCCGCCCGGACGACCTCTCCGTCCAGATGGTGCAGGCCGCGCTGGCCAAGGTGCCCGGCCTCGATCCCCGCGAGATCGACGACCTCATGTTCGGCTGCGGCCAGCCCGCGGGCGAGTCGGGCTTCAACATCGCCCGCGTGGTCGCCGTCGAGGCGGGCCTCGATCACCTGCCCGGCGTCACCGTCAACCGTTACTGCAGCTCGAGCCTGCAGACCACCCGGATGGCCTTCCACGCGATCAAGGCGGGGGAGGGCGACGTCTTCATCTCCGGCGGCGTCGAGACCGTGAGCCGCTACATCAAGGGCAACGCCGACGGCCTGCCCGATACCAAGAACGCACTCTTCGCCGACGCCGAGGCGCGCACCGCGACTTTCGCCGGCGGCGGCCAGACCTGGGTCGACCCGCGCGAGGCGGGCGTGCTGCCGGACGTCTACATCGCCATGGGGCAGACCGCGGAGAACGTCGCGCAGTTCAAGAACGTCAGCCGTCAGGACCAGGACGAGTGGGGCGTGCGCAGCCAGAACCGCGCCGAGGCCGCCATCGCCTCGGGCTTCTGGGCAAAGGACATCACCCCGG contains:
- a CDS encoding acyl-CoA dehydrogenase family protein, yielding MRRTVYTADHEAFRETLRAFIEAEVVPHYDEWYANGIVPKDFYPKLGELGVFGIEVPEEYGGAGIESFKYQAVISEELGRAGVSFGGSSVHIALCLPYLTGLATDEQKQRWLPGMAAGELMFAIAMTEPGTGSDLAGMKTTAKLSEDGTHYVLNGAKTFITGGVNADRVIVCARTAPSTPEDRRHGISLFVVDTSLDGYSVGRKLDKIGLRTSDTAELSFTDVKVPAEDLLGEENKGFSYLGQNLPQERLSIAVGAYSQAAAAVRFAQAYTQDRTIFGKTVASFQNSKFELAACKAKVDAMESSVDRGLELHDAGQLTAADAASLKLFCTEAASEVIDRCLQLHGGYGYINEYPIARLYADNRVNRIYGGTSEVMKTIIAKDMGL
- a CDS encoding acetyl-CoA C-acetyltransferase, which produces MPEAVIVSTARSPIGRAAKGSLKDVRPDDLSVQMVQAALAKVPGLDPREIDDLMFGCGQPAGESGFNIARVVAVEAGLDHLPGVTVNRYCSSSLQTTRMAFHAIKAGEGDVFISGGVETVSRYIKGNADGLPDTKNALFADAEARTATFAGGGQTWVDPREAGVLPDVYIAMGQTAENVAQFKNVSRQDQDEWGVRSQNRAEAAIASGFWAKDITPVTLADGTVVSTDDGPRAGVTYEGIAGLKPVFRPDGTVTAGNCCPLNDGAAAVVIMSDEKAKALGLTPLARIVSTGVTGLSPEIMGLGPVEASKQALQRAGLSIGDIDLMEVNEAFAAQVIPSVRDLGIDADKVNVNGGAIAVGHPFGMTGARITSTLINSLQWHDKQFGLETMCVGGGQGMAMIIERLS
- a CDS encoding rhomboid-like protein yields the protein MDLLIGLIGVALLWAAVGNVRRSGPGSEWMLRWARYARAWVVASPVAAVLWLVVTINAVMLLGLPDRLADEVLQVHSTNLDRFATHPLQALITSALWIEPVDIVFATLMTVLVLGPAERWLGHVGMPLIYFAGSATASLISVLSANRLLAHGIITDDLDLRGMIDVGVSYGSLCVLGLLVYRIPRWRWRLAAMLALPVLVRLTLPFFGMYSTLGHLRAVLLGYLLWPVTRIPAVRRRAADWTWRFHPAGPDEPGGRTVTRP
- a CDS encoding TetR/AcrR family transcriptional regulator, coding for MTEADAPSRADATRARLLSAAAEAFAERGFHGTTTRDIAAAAGMSPAAVYVHYKSKEQLLHQLSRVGHQRIIDAIDAVDDAADSPAVRLAAAMRAFATHHASSHTSVRVVNYELDALTEEHRAEIGGLRREITRRLRAIVDAGVADGSFDTPDPRMATIAVLSSGIDIGRWYHDGGEITPDRIGDFYADLALRTVGANTTDTPK